One Nicotiana tomentosiformis chromosome 1, ASM39032v3, whole genome shotgun sequence genomic window, ttcgtacgaaaatgtgacaaatgccaacgACATGCTCCGATGATACACCAACCCGGGGAACTGCTACATTCAGTTTTATCGCCATAGcaattcatgaagtggggaatggacatcgtcggcccccttccaGGGGCACcgagtaaggctcaatttatcttttttataactgactatttctctaagtgggttgaagcacaggcgtacGAAAAGGTCAGGGAGAAGGTAAGTCATcgactttatttgggaccacatcatatgtcggttcgggaaataatttatcggcagcaaagtgactaACTTTCTCAaagaccacaagatcaaaagaatcttatcgacaccttatcaccctagtgggaacggataagtcgaatcgaccaacaagactatactccaaaaccttaagaaaaggctaaccgatgccaaaggaaaatggaaggagatcctgcccgaagttctttgggcatatcatacgacctcgaagtccagcaCCGGGGCCACTCCGTTCTCATTGGTTTACGGTgctgaagctctaataccggtcgaagttggGGAGCCATGTATCAGAttccgatatgcaacaaaggaatcaaattatGAGGcaatgaatacgagcctagagctattggatgaaaggcgtgagaCCGCCCTTGTTCGAATAGCTGGCCAAAAGCAACGGattgaaaggtattacaatcgaagggccaaccttcgatacttcaatatcggggacttagtACTAATGAAGGTCACACTAAATACCcggaatccgaatgaagggaagttAGGTTCgcactgggaaggaccgtaccaaattctCGAGGTCACCGGGAAAGGATCCTATAAGCTCGGAACGATGAACGgagaacaactaccgagcaattggaatgtagctcacctaaaatgatattactgctaaggtatgacctcaTTCATTTTCTTTTGTCTGTATTTCGGACTAACACTTCCAGGTGATCAGCAAGAAGCAGCACGAAGTCTTTAGGTCTAAAATCACGTGTTGCACTATTTTTTCCttggaccggttttgtcccaaatgggtctttcggcgaggtttttaacgaggcaacaagtaaatcgtgctaacttagaatcgaaggccGACAATGAATTGGTAATGGCAATCAAAATAGTATTCGAGGCCTCACTTCAATCCACCTCGAACATTGGGGGGGCATTACCATCCGATGTAAACTTTAGCATGGAAAGATATTTCAGGATTGAAGGGTCTCGATTGATAGGATTcaatgtaagggccaaacggttgaatgaaccgtgcccacgtaGACTGCTCGAACCCTGACGTAAAGCATGTACACATACATCCTTATCAcgcacaagaataaagagaagtcacTTCTTTGCAACcatcttatattttaatatgTCTTAAAATTTCTTCTCTACATTCTTTAAAGAATTTCCTACTTCCGATCCCCTAACGGTAATGAGCCCAAGGGCCACTTATAACCAGAGTTCGAATAATCActctctcactcggggactaccgtCCGAAAATAAACTCGGACGGCCCAAGCCACTATGCCTCGGGGgcataagacctattaggcaacccACGAATTTTAAAGGCCACGACCACCCCcgctcggggactgttatcttgggcaagcccggataactcgggaAAGCAAGTCCAATGGGCAGCTCCCGAaataaaaggctacggccacatTAACACGGCTCGAAGATGTctgagacccgtaacaaaaactaggccttcaaaaaagaaaatttttcataaccggttctaaaggatAAATGTGCTTACTTTGGAAGGAAGTTTTCGGTAACACAAAACCCCCAAAGAATGCCTTAAGACTAACTAATGTAAAGGAAAAGTTTTGTTTGAAGCTCCGAACATAACCTAATTATTTTCGTGCTAAGGCATTTTGATCTTTGTGAATGCAAATAAGAAAGCAAAGGGAAAAAATAGAAAGCCAAGAAAGGGAAAGAAAGCCTTATATGTATTCATAACAAAATTCTTTTTACAAGGGCCAAACAGCCCGATAAAAATTTTATAAAGGccgaacggcctcaacaaaaatacaaaaaacaaaaacatcTAAGGGACTAAGTGGCATGGTCCCCATCGGAGGCAACATCTTCACCCTCGGGATCTTCCCCGCCTTTGGACTCGCTTAAGCCCTCGGAATCTTCTTGGGGATAAGCTAGCTTCTGGGCCCTAGCTTCACATAtcttggcattctcgatttcaGCCAGTATGTCAAAGTTCTGAGCATGGACTCGCTCGAGGGCTTCTCTTCGAGCTTCCCACCTTGCATGCTTCACCATGTTTTTAGCCTGCTCCTGAATCGCCTCGACATCAACCTTGAACTAGGCCAATTATCATCAGCCTCGGTTTTGGCCACAACCACCTCTGACTTGGCCGCCTCGAGCTCCCTAGCCAGATTCTCTTGACCAGAAACAGCCGAACTCAGCTGAGATTGGagctcctcgatcttcttggCCTCCACCAAGATTTTCTCTTCTGCAGCCCGGAGCTGGACCTCAGTCGAAGCCAGTTGTTTTCGGGCGGTCTGCTTTTCCGAGGACAGGCGGTCCATATTCTTCTTCCATTCCTCAGACTCAGCCTTTACCGTGTCCACCTCCACCTGAAGTTTCTCGATCTGGTCTAGTCTCTTCTGGACCTGTGGGTTTGGGTCATTAGCCATTGTGTCTGAATCATCATCACTAAGTTTGAATACTCATCTTACCTGCTCGACAGTATCGGCATGTTCCTTCCAAGACGCTTCTAGTTCGGCCTGAAGTTTGTCACTAAGAATCTTATAGGTGTCCCTCTTCTCAGTTAGCTCTCGAACCTCGACCTCGTGTTGGGATAACTCCTCCCAATATCAGAAGAAAGTTTCATGGTGGAGCACCGAGGCCTGCGAGCATAAGGACGAATGTTATGATTATTTATAACTTAAAATCTAAAGTACTAAGTAAAGAGGCACTCGAATTTACCCGATTCAACTCCTGTTGAGCCTCATTGAACAGACAGGACGCTTCCACCTCGTCCATCTTGGCCTAGTCCTCCTCGGTCACTAAGTACCGAAGATAGCTAGCAACCCCCACGGGGGCG contains:
- the LOC138904201 gene encoding uncharacterized protein, whose translation is MANDPNPQVQKRLDQIEKLQVEVDTVKAESEEWKKNMDRLSSEKQTARKQLASTEVQLRAAEEKILVEAKKIEELQSQLSSAVSGQENLARELEAAKSEFKVDVEAIQEQAKNMVKHARWEARREALERVHAQNFDILAEIENAKICEARAQKLAYPQEDSEGLSESKGGEDPEGEDVASDGDHAT